A stretch of the Porifericola rhodea genome encodes the following:
- a CDS encoding PKD domain-containing protein, producing MKYIFTINSEANQCRFIYKPYTYIFVLFFLVFNIQQLYSQCSTYSNPGNNVESVPQLCAPHDFEWRVWYTVLGSPSTVEFEFVWGDEAVAGTKETIPAVHVGGNVYEATATHKYQRDGNDCNYSPIVTLKIDGVSCPSSPQTQNVTVWDVDERNGGSLDINPTVYRICAGNDATLNFTDNSVWNCVPASGENDRINNPVRWIQWVYGTGGSNLANVQVDGAVRPNNFNGPVEVLPGPVIASGEQSYQIYVPPTTVADVGKEFEITLRNWNICNPYDADTTDGNYLNPLAPGGDSTYISQTARIIVVEKSAPDYRTRLNNSSGPEQDKFCINDIIYFENLTAGIDDDGDGTDDSSFEWEWQFYDDDTESTLLQTKTGKNPNFSYTTSGRKAIKLIARDRNSVGNCGGEIVKYIEIQATPNAAIDVTDTNDQPLSPLCFDTNNPQTIDLRFHDVSSNYVNGTSTWEWNFYRPDGSLISNITGAGAQSSQDLSFNAPGTYQAELISSATGINCETRATSDIHIYAVPEVDYSFDEVCLQDGTTFQSLASLSVSVNGDIIDTYEWDFDYDGVTFDVDASTDANAFTHTFLNSGTYQVAHRVSTQKGSCSAIIVKDVRVRPIPDVGFATDQTVGCSPLEVAFTPNTLIADQPTNVASYVWYTRNLKTNNVSSTIISPAQDSFSATFDNTQSSFVDHEYEVWLEVKAVNGCSVSSAPVKITVQPGPPSNFSITNLSGLDSNCAPRLYKFKVDASTRTLNPDTYHWEVLDLSDSSIVDQQSISSSLSDYSITLLNDSRIRKKYSVKLLAEKSGLCFSSTEKIVDVNPIPSAEFVYEIIEADCEFVRYQLTAEEEGAFYEWTITPTPLSTPDLTERSIEVFFQKNLSNAYNFQASLKTENIIGCTSDVNSKTIEVVPQENIGASFVVSPTIMEIPENTVSITNYTKDGDWTYFWDFGDGNTSTERHPGTHAYAAPGEYTILLKAEGDYCFEEDSAKVIIKQTLPQVDFSFSSIEGCLPLEVSFTNKTLYADSTTFWWDLGDGTLTNEIHPVHTYTETGIYTITLQASNELGIVVKKEVDLVVDLDKGPKADFRVRLAKSYLPGQEISLVNQSQRAVSFFWELGDGTSSTEASPTHVYDSVGYYTIKLTATNAMGCTDTLTQEIFIEPYHPEVDFTYEPPTGCRPLTVQFRNLSRFAEAGTYRWSFGEGEGVSTAENPSYTYYEPGLYTITLEASNSNGVTTEAVKEFSVEVYETPRAAFNLRPSEAFLSEPIYFVNLSIGATEFFWDFGDGYTSTEFEPSHVYEETGIYDVMLIAQSGKGCTDTLKMESAVIVKNGGKVSIPNAFTPNTSGPGGSDANSFGKNDIFLPVFEGVTSFHMMIYNRWGEMLFESFDKNYGWDGYYKGSLCKKDVYVYKLELEFSNGDSNTIVGDLTLVR from the coding sequence ATGAAATACATTTTTACGATAAACAGTGAGGCAAATCAGTGCAGGTTTATATACAAGCCATATACCTACATTTTCGTCTTATTTTTTTTAGTATTCAATATTCAACAGCTTTATTCCCAATGCTCTACCTATTCCAATCCGGGAAACAACGTAGAGAGTGTACCTCAGCTTTGCGCACCGCATGATTTTGAGTGGAGGGTATGGTACACTGTGCTGGGTTCTCCTAGCACTGTAGAGTTTGAGTTTGTATGGGGTGATGAAGCAGTAGCAGGAACCAAAGAAACAATCCCTGCTGTCCATGTGGGTGGAAATGTATACGAAGCAACTGCTACACACAAATATCAGAGAGATGGTAATGATTGTAATTATAGCCCTATCGTAACACTAAAAATTGACGGAGTATCCTGCCCTAGCTCTCCTCAAACTCAAAACGTAACAGTTTGGGATGTAGATGAACGCAATGGAGGAAGCTTAGACATCAACCCTACAGTTTATAGAATATGCGCAGGAAACGACGCCACTCTGAATTTTACTGACAATAGTGTTTGGAACTGTGTACCTGCTTCAGGAGAAAATGATAGAATTAACAATCCTGTAAGGTGGATTCAATGGGTGTATGGAACCGGAGGCAGTAACCTTGCTAATGTCCAGGTTGATGGCGCTGTGCGTCCGAATAACTTTAACGGCCCAGTAGAAGTACTTCCTGGTCCGGTAATCGCTTCTGGAGAGCAAAGCTATCAGATCTACGTACCTCCCACTACAGTGGCAGATGTAGGTAAAGAATTTGAGATCACATTAAGAAACTGGAATATCTGTAACCCTTATGATGCGGACACTACCGATGGAAATTATTTAAACCCTTTAGCTCCCGGCGGAGATAGCACTTATATTTCACAGACCGCAAGAATTATAGTTGTAGAAAAGTCTGCTCCTGACTACAGAACCCGTTTAAACAATAGCAGTGGACCAGAGCAGGATAAATTTTGTATCAACGACATCATATATTTTGAAAACCTGACAGCTGGCATTGATGATGATGGTGATGGCACTGATGATTCTAGCTTTGAGTGGGAGTGGCAATTTTATGACGATGATACTGAGTCTACCCTTCTTCAAACTAAAACTGGCAAAAACCCTAATTTTAGCTATACCACTTCTGGAAGAAAGGCCATAAAGCTTATTGCCAGAGACCGTAACTCGGTAGGTAATTGTGGTGGAGAAATAGTAAAGTATATTGAAATTCAGGCTACCCCTAACGCAGCTATTGATGTTACTGATACGAATGATCAGCCATTAAGCCCATTATGTTTTGATACAAATAACCCTCAAACCATTGATCTTCGTTTTCACGATGTTTCTAGCAATTATGTGAATGGAACATCTACATGGGAATGGAACTTTTACCGACCTGATGGTTCACTAATATCTAATATTACTGGCGCAGGAGCACAGAGCAGTCAGGATTTAAGCTTTAATGCTCCAGGTACTTATCAAGCGGAGCTTATCTCTTCTGCTACAGGCATAAATTGTGAAACAAGAGCTACTTCAGATATACATATTTATGCTGTACCAGAAGTTGACTACAGTTTTGATGAGGTTTGTCTGCAAGATGGCACCACCTTCCAATCATTAGCCAGCCTGAGTGTTAGTGTGAATGGAGATATAATTGATACTTACGAATGGGACTTTGACTATGATGGAGTAACATTTGATGTTGATGCATCTACTGATGCCAATGCCTTTACTCATACTTTTCTTAATAGCGGCACATATCAGGTAGCCCATAGAGTAAGTACCCAGAAGGGAAGTTGCTCAGCAATCATTGTTAAAGATGTAAGAGTAAGACCTATTCCTGATGTAGGTTTTGCCACTGACCAAACCGTAGGATGTTCTCCATTAGAAGTTGCTTTTACGCCAAATACTTTAATTGCCGATCAGCCTACCAATGTTGCCAGTTATGTTTGGTACACTAGAAATCTAAAAACAAATAATGTAAGCAGCACAATAATTTCTCCTGCTCAAGACAGTTTTTCGGCTACTTTTGACAATACGCAAAGCTCATTTGTTGACCATGAGTATGAAGTATGGCTAGAGGTAAAAGCTGTAAATGGATGCTCAGTTAGCAGTGCACCAGTAAAAATTACCGTACAACCAGGACCACCTTCTAACTTTAGCATTACTAATCTCAGTGGGCTAGATTCTAACTGTGCTCCCAGGCTATATAAGTTTAAAGTAGATGCCTCTACCCGTACGCTTAATCCTGATACTTATCATTGGGAAGTATTAGATTTATCTGACAGTAGTATTGTTGATCAGCAAAGTATCTCATCATCACTCTCTGACTACTCCATTACACTATTAAACGACAGTAGAATACGCAAAAAGTACAGTGTTAAACTGTTGGCAGAAAAAAGTGGACTATGCTTTTCTAGTACTGAAAAAATAGTAGATGTTAACCCTATTCCTAGTGCTGAATTTGTTTATGAAATTATAGAGGCAGATTGTGAGTTTGTCCGCTATCAACTAACCGCAGAAGAAGAAGGTGCGTTTTATGAATGGACCATTACTCCTACTCCTTTAAGCACTCCTGACCTTACAGAAAGAAGTATTGAAGTCTTCTTCCAGAAAAATCTGTCTAATGCTTATAACTTCCAGGCTAGCCTGAAGACCGAAAATATTATAGGTTGTACGAGTGATGTCAATAGCAAAACTATAGAAGTTGTACCTCAGGAAAATATAGGAGCCTCATTTGTAGTTAGCCCTACCATCATGGAAATACCAGAAAATACTGTTAGCATTACAAATTATACAAAGGATGGTGACTGGACTTATTTCTGGGACTTTGGCGATGGTAATACTTCTACTGAAAGACACCCTGGTACACATGCCTATGCCGCTCCTGGAGAGTACACAATCTTACTAAAAGCTGAAGGAGATTACTGTTTTGAGGAAGACTCAGCAAAGGTAATTATTAAACAAACCCTCCCTCAGGTTGATTTTAGTTTTTCAAGTATAGAAGGCTGTCTTCCTTTAGAAGTCAGTTTCACAAATAAAACTCTGTACGCTGACTCTACTACCTTCTGGTGGGATCTTGGGGATGGTACTCTAACCAATGAAATCCACCCTGTCCATACTTATACTGAAACAGGTATTTACACCATAACTTTACAGGCAAGCAACGAACTTGGTATTGTAGTAAAAAAAGAAGTAGACCTGGTGGTTGATCTGGATAAAGGACCTAAAGCTGATTTTAGGGTTCGTTTGGCTAAATCTTATTTACCAGGACAGGAAATCAGCCTTGTCAACCAAAGCCAAAGAGCCGTTAGCTTCTTCTGGGAATTAGGAGATGGTACTAGCTCTACCGAAGCTTCACCCACCCATGTTTATGATTCTGTGGGGTATTATACTATTAAACTTACAGCTACTAACGCGATGGGCTGTACAGATACTTTAACTCAGGAAATTTTTATTGAGCCCTACCATCCTGAAGTAGACTTTACTTATGAACCACCTACTGGCTGCCGCCCTTTAACAGTACAGTTTCGTAATCTCTCAAGGTTTGCTGAGGCTGGAACATATCGTTGGAGCTTTGGAGAAGGAGAAGGAGTATCCACTGCAGAAAATCCTAGCTATACCTATTATGAGCCCGGCTTGTATACAATCACGCTTGAGGCCAGTAATAGCAATGGTGTTACTACCGAAGCAGTAAAGGAATTTAGTGTAGAAGTTTACGAAACACCAAGAGCTGCTTTTAATCTGAGACCAAGTGAAGCATTCCTTAGTGAGCCAATCTATTTTGTGAATTTAAGCATTGGTGCCACAGAGTTTTTCTGGGACTTTGGAGATGGCTATACCTCTACTGAGTTTGAGCCTTCTCATGTTTATGAAGAAACCGGTATTTACGATGTTATGCTGATTGCACAAAGTGGAAAAGGATGTACGGATACATTAAAGATGGAAAGTGCTGTGATCGTGAAAAACGGCGGTAAGGTTAGCATACCTAATGCTTTTACACCCAACACTTCAGGACCTGGTGGTTCAGATGCCAATTCATTTGGTAAGAACGACATTTTCCTTCCGGTTTTTGAAGGGGTTACCAGTTTCCATATGATGATTTATAACCGCTGGGGCGAAATGCTTTTTGAAAGTTTTGACAAAAACTATGGCTGGGATGGATATTACAAGGGTAGTCTCTGTAAAAAAGATGTATACGTTTATAAGCTTGAGCTTGAGTTTAGTAACGGAGACTCAAATACAATTGTAGGTGATTTAACGCTAGTGAGGTAA
- a CDS encoding PorP/SprF family type IX secretion system membrane protein, producing MNTVLLKRAICFLIFLLSCQELFAQDPQFTQYYAAPLYLNPAFAGTTGQHRASVNYRNHWSSLPQAFVTYAFAYDYNLPASNSNIGVIVSTDRAGSANLSSTNIGAIYSYTIPLNNKLRAMPAFQVGYSSQSMDFSKLVFGDQLAFGNADAPTTDPDARNLDNNNHFDFASGLIIYSSKFWAGFALHHINQPNQSALDGESKLPMRATLHGGMKIPLKLGPMKSGIESSINPSFNYRKQGRFDQLDLGFNYYYRMLMLGLWYKGIPLQKDMPRTINHDALAVSVGLSMNNLNFGYSYDMTVSKLGPASSGGSHEISLIMELQLSKRPGKVSRKDKYNPCPAFMPRYLWKP from the coding sequence ATGAATACAGTTTTACTAAAAAGAGCCATTTGTTTTTTAATATTTCTGTTGTCTTGTCAAGAACTATTTGCCCAGGACCCTCAGTTTACGCAATACTATGCGGCGCCACTGTACCTCAACCCTGCCTTTGCAGGAACTACAGGTCAGCATAGAGCCAGTGTAAATTATAGAAATCACTGGTCTAGTCTGCCCCAGGCTTTTGTTACTTATGCTTTTGCATACGACTACAACCTGCCGGCCAGCAATAGTAACATAGGAGTAATTGTATCTACAGACAGGGCAGGCTCCGCAAACCTTAGCTCTACCAACATTGGCGCTATTTACTCCTATACTATTCCTCTTAATAACAAACTCAGAGCCATGCCTGCATTTCAGGTAGGTTACAGCTCACAGAGTATGGATTTTTCCAAGCTTGTATTTGGGGATCAGCTGGCTTTTGGAAACGCTGATGCTCCTACCACTGACCCTGATGCAAGAAACCTGGATAACAACAACCACTTTGACTTTGCCAGTGGTTTAATTATATACAGCAGTAAGTTTTGGGCAGGCTTCGCCCTTCATCATATCAACCAGCCCAATCAGTCGGCTTTAGATGGTGAAAGCAAGCTTCCTATGCGTGCCACTCTTCATGGGGGAATGAAAATACCGCTAAAACTTGGGCCTATGAAAAGCGGTATAGAGTCTAGTATCAATCCTTCATTCAATTACAGAAAGCAAGGAAGGTTTGATCAGCTTGATTTAGGCTTTAATTATTACTACAGGATGCTTATGTTAGGACTTTGGTATAAAGGAATACCTTTGCAAAAAGACATGCCACGCACTATTAATCATGATGCACTAGCCGTTTCAGTAGGTTTGTCAATGAATAACCTGAACTTTGGCTACAGTTATGATATGACAGTTTCAAAGTTAGGTCCTGCTTCTTCAGGAGGTTCACATGAGATATCTCTGATTATGGAGCTTCAGCTCTCAAAAAGACCGGGTAAAGTAAGCAGAAAAGACAAGTATAACCCATGCCCTGCCTTTATGCCACGCTATTTGTGGAAACCATAG
- a CDS encoding RNA polymerase sigma factor: MSLKLHKSKSLDKLVIGCIKQERKAQHALYERLAPLMHSVCLRYVKDTAEAEDVLLKGFMKVFQNIKKFRQEGSFEGWVRRIIVNEALMYIRRNKTMYLEVDIDEAQEAKSINVDHLQEQDLMRLVQSLPLGYSTVFNLYVIEGYAHHEIAEMLNISEGTSKSQLSRAKHLLRQQILEQEKSMNDKNQLG, encoded by the coding sequence ATGAGCCTTAAACTACACAAAAGTAAATCTTTGGATAAACTGGTCATCGGCTGTATTAAGCAGGAAAGAAAGGCGCAGCACGCCCTATACGAACGCTTAGCTCCACTAATGCATAGTGTATGCCTACGCTATGTTAAAGATACTGCTGAGGCAGAAGATGTACTGCTAAAGGGCTTTATGAAAGTCTTCCAAAACATAAAAAAATTCAGGCAAGAGGGTAGCTTTGAGGGTTGGGTACGTAGAATCATCGTTAATGAAGCTCTTATGTATATTCGTAGAAATAAGACGATGTATCTGGAAGTTGATATTGACGAAGCACAGGAAGCAAAAAGCATTAACGTAGATCATCTGCAGGAGCAGGACCTGATGCGGTTAGTACAGTCATTACCACTGGGCTACAGTACCGTTTTTAACTTGTATGTAATTGAAGGGTATGCTCATCATGAGATTGCGGAGATGTTGAATATCAGCGAGGGCACCAGTAAGTCACAGTTAAGTCGTGCTAAACATTTGCTCCGACAACAGATTCTGGAGCAGGAAAAGTCTATGAATGATAAAAATCAACTAGGGTAA
- a CDS encoding threonine aldolase family protein: MIDLRSDTVTKPTPAMLEAMMQAEVGDDVLGEDPSVQQLEAKTAEIFEMEAGLFCPSGTMTNQIAIKILTQPQQEVICDKRSHIYNYEGGGIAFNSLCSVKLLDGPRGILSPDIIAEAINADDIHYPETGLVALENTVNKGGGAFYTTTQIKAISELCKQHQLPLHLDGARVFNALVAANETAREYGKYFDTISVCLSKGLGTPVGSVLLASHQLIKKAKKVRKVLGGGMRQAGYLAAAGIYALDHHIERLKDDHLRAKQLSEALNGKRFVQEVLPVDTNILIFSLKGISTEQFLKELKEEEVLAIPFGKNEIRMVTHLQLTDEDVEKVIETFKKMDRKLV, encoded by the coding sequence ATGATAGATTTAAGAAGCGATACCGTAACTAAACCAACACCCGCCATGCTTGAAGCAATGATGCAAGCAGAAGTTGGCGATGATGTTTTAGGAGAAGATCCCAGCGTACAGCAGCTTGAAGCCAAAACCGCTGAAATATTTGAGATGGAAGCTGGCTTGTTTTGCCCGTCTGGTACCATGACTAACCAGATCGCTATTAAAATTTTGACCCAGCCTCAACAGGAAGTTATTTGTGATAAGCGCTCTCATATATATAATTACGAAGGGGGAGGAATTGCCTTTAACTCCCTGTGCTCAGTCAAGCTGCTTGATGGACCACGGGGTATTCTAAGCCCTGATATTATTGCTGAGGCAATTAATGCTGATGATATTCATTATCCTGAGACCGGACTGGTGGCACTTGAAAATACGGTAAATAAAGGCGGAGGAGCCTTTTATACTACAACTCAGATAAAGGCTATCTCTGAGCTATGTAAACAGCACCAACTACCGCTACATTTGGATGGGGCCCGGGTATTTAATGCCTTGGTAGCTGCTAATGAGACTGCACGTGAATATGGTAAATATTTTGACACTATTTCTGTGTGCTTGTCCAAAGGTTTAGGTACACCTGTTGGCTCTGTACTATTAGCCTCTCATCAACTCATTAAAAAGGCAAAAAAAGTTAGAAAGGTGCTTGGGGGAGGCATGCGACAGGCAGGGTATCTGGCAGCAGCGGGCATTTACGCTTTAGATCATCATATAGAGAGATTAAAGGATGATCATTTGAGGGCAAAACAGTTAAGTGAAGCCCTAAACGGAAAGCGTTTTGTACAGGAAGTTTTGCCGGTAGACACCAATATTTTAATCTTTTCTTTAAAAGGTATAAGTACCGAACAGTTTTTAAAAGAACTAAAAGAAGAAGAGGTTCTGGCAATTCCATTTGGCAAAAATGAAATCAGAATGGTAACGCATCTACAGTTAACTGATGAAGATGTTGAAAAAGTAATTGAGACCTTTAAAAAAATGGACCGGAAGCTAGTCTAA
- a CDS encoding polyamine aminopropyltransferase — MSVAPQPNLEKKLNRKLRSNVLKIALFATGLAGIVAEYVLSTLATYFLGDSVFQWTMIVSMMLFSMGLGSRLSKLFEKELLQKFIYVEFCLSVFSAFAALVAYTAAAYTVYTGFIIYSFSILIGLLIGLEIPLVIRLNDEFEELKVNISSVMEKDYYGSLLGGIFFAFVGLPYLGLTYTPFILGMTNFLVAILLLLVLWGALSSMIKRKLIVIASGVAVILVSGIVFAKPIILFGEQQRYKDKIIYEEQSRYQRIVITQWKDHFWLYINGNQQLSTLDEQMYHEPLVHPAMSLIPQVKDVLILGGGDGCAVREVLKYPSVEHITLVDLDPAMTELGLNHPVLKKVNDAALTSEKVEIINDDAFHFLENTRQYYDVVIIDLPDPKTVELGRLYSSEFYTLASKQMRPHAVLITQAGSPYFATQAFYCIDKTLQDAGFQTQPMHNQILTMGEWGWVLALKTPEEKPVNLKDKLQSLTYENVETAWLNHEAMQLMTSFGKNFFLPSESDIEVNTVHNPVLYRYYLNGNWDIY; from the coding sequence ATGTCTGTAGCCCCCCAGCCAAATTTGGAGAAAAAGCTCAATAGAAAGTTAAGATCTAACGTACTCAAAATTGCCCTGTTTGCTACCGGTCTGGCAGGCATAGTAGCAGAATATGTGCTTTCAACTCTGGCTACCTATTTTCTGGGCGATTCAGTTTTTCAGTGGACGATGATTGTGTCCATGATGCTTTTCTCTATGGGCCTGGGGAGTAGACTGAGTAAACTGTTTGAGAAAGAGCTATTGCAGAAATTTATCTATGTAGAATTTTGTCTCTCAGTATTTTCTGCCTTTGCTGCTTTGGTAGCCTACACCGCTGCGGCATATACTGTTTATACAGGCTTCATCATTTATAGTTTTTCTATCCTTATTGGTTTGCTCATCGGACTAGAAATTCCCTTGGTTATTCGCCTGAATGATGAGTTTGAAGAGCTTAAAGTCAATATTTCTTCTGTTATGGAGAAAGACTATTATGGAAGCTTATTAGGCGGAATCTTTTTCGCCTTTGTGGGTTTGCCGTATCTGGGGCTTACTTATACGCCATTTATCCTAGGTATGACAAATTTTTTGGTTGCCATACTACTTCTACTGGTATTGTGGGGAGCACTGTCCTCTATGATTAAAAGAAAGCTTATTGTTATTGCTTCCGGAGTAGCTGTAATTCTAGTTTCGGGAATTGTCTTTGCTAAGCCCATCATACTTTTTGGAGAGCAACAGCGGTACAAAGACAAAATTATCTATGAAGAGCAAAGCCGATATCAGCGAATAGTCATTACCCAATGGAAGGATCATTTTTGGTTGTATATTAATGGAAACCAGCAACTTAGCACATTAGATGAACAGATGTATCATGAGCCGCTTGTTCATCCTGCCATGAGCCTTATACCCCAGGTTAAAGATGTACTTATACTGGGTGGGGGTGATGGTTGTGCTGTGCGCGAAGTATTAAAGTACCCTTCTGTAGAGCACATTACATTAGTAGACCTGGATCCTGCCATGACAGAGTTGGGGCTTAATCACCCTGTTTTAAAGAAGGTAAATGATGCAGCGCTAACTAGTGAAAAGGTAGAAATAATCAATGATGACGCTTTTCATTTTCTGGAAAATACAAGGCAGTACTACGATGTGGTTATTATTGACCTGCCAGACCCCAAAACAGTTGAGTTAGGACGTTTATACTCATCAGAATTTTATACACTGGCTTCAAAGCAGATGAGGCCCCATGCAGTGCTGATTACGCAGGCAGGTAGCCCTTACTTTGCTACCCAAGCTTTTTACTGTATTGATAAAACATTGCAGGATGCGGGTTTTCAAACCCAGCCTATGCACAACCAAATTCTTACGATGGGAGAGTGGGGCTGGGTACTTGCTTTAAAAACCCCTGAAGAAAAACCTGTAAACCTGAAAGACAAACTACAATCTCTTACTTACGAAAATGTGGAAACGGCATGGCTTAATCATGAAGCCATGCAGCTAATGACTTCTTTTGGCAAAAATTTTTTCTTACCCTCAGAAAGTGACATAGAGGTTAATACAGTGCATAATCCGGTGCTTTACCGCTATTACCTGAATGGTAACTGGGACATTTATTAA
- a CDS encoding DUF350 domain-containing protein gives MITLDAALTALIYLAECFLLFLIGKFAYKLFQRKIKVGVELVEKDNFAFAVAHVGYFIGLLLAISSAIVGPSNGIWIDVMDIAIYGLLAIVLLNISIIINDKIILRKFVVYKEIIDDQNVGTGVIEGANAIATGLIILGSVSGEGGGIDTALVFWVIGQILLIITAYFYSWITPFDVHDQIEKDNIAVGLGFAGAIAAIGNLIRYGLMIDFVSWQESITNVGIDVLIGLIFLPLARTLTDKILLPGRSLTDELVNQERPNVGAGLIEAFAYIGGSVLITLCL, from the coding sequence ATGATCACTTTAGACGCTGCTCTAACAGCCTTAATATATCTTGCAGAGTGTTTTCTGTTATTTTTGATTGGTAAGTTTGCCTACAAGCTTTTTCAAAGAAAGATAAAAGTAGGGGTAGAGCTGGTAGAAAAAGACAACTTTGCCTTTGCGGTTGCTCACGTTGGCTACTTCATAGGCTTGCTATTAGCAATTAGTAGTGCCATAGTAGGACCTAGTAACGGAATATGGATAGATGTAATGGATATTGCTATTTACGGATTGCTGGCCATTGTTCTACTAAATATATCTATCATTATCAATGATAAAATCATCCTTAGAAAGTTTGTAGTGTACAAAGAAATCATTGATGATCAGAACGTGGGGACTGGGGTTATTGAAGGTGCAAATGCGATAGCTACCGGGCTTATCATATTAGGCTCAGTATCTGGCGAAGGAGGTGGTATAGATACTGCCTTAGTTTTTTGGGTAATAGGTCAGATATTACTGATCATCACCGCATACTTTTATAGCTGGATTACACCTTTTGATGTACATGACCAGATTGAGAAAGATAACATTGCAGTAGGACTGGGCTTTGCCGGAGCTATAGCGGCAATAGGTAATTTAATCCGCTATGGGCTGATGATTGATTTTGTGTCGTGGCAGGAGTCTATTACCAATGTAGGGATTGATGTGCTGATAGGGCTCATATTCTTACCGCTAGCCCGTACACTTACAGATAAAATCTTACTGCCTGGTCGTAGCCTTACCGACGAACTAGTTAATCAGGAGCGTCCTAATGTAGGAGCCGGTCTTATAGAAGCTTTCGCATATATTGGAGGTTCAGTGTTAATAACTTTATGTCTGTAG
- a CDS encoding cupin-like domain-containing protein: MAIDFNHPVDVIEDINLREFEQNYLIPQKPVILRGLLKGTKAYEEWDFNYFKKVAGDKTIGVFENRESDLDKTMKVPHRKMKFAEYLDLIATTPTDLRMHLWNIFKDCPELMDDFEFPDIKTKFLKGFPYMFFGGEGSVARMHQDIDMSNVFLTQFQGKRRVVLFSPDYSKLLYRYPLNVHTGVNVVKPDYERFPGLKYVKGFECEIKHGDTLFMPGEYWHYIEYTEGGFGMSLRSLNPHVSKRIKGLMNISVRQAADWTMRKSLGDKWFHLKQQMADRRANSVIKKIEKNQNKQFA, encoded by the coding sequence ATGGCAATAGACTTTAACCACCCCGTTGATGTCATTGAAGATATTAATCTAAGAGAGTTTGAACAAAACTATCTGATTCCACAAAAACCTGTGATTCTCAGAGGTTTGCTCAAAGGTACCAAAGCCTATGAAGAGTGGGATTTCAACTATTTCAAGAAAGTGGCTGGTGACAAAACGATCGGTGTATTTGAAAACCGTGAGTCTGACCTGGATAAAACCATGAAGGTGCCTCACCGCAAGATGAAATTTGCAGAATACCTGGATCTGATAGCGACCACGCCTACTGACTTAAGAATGCACCTCTGGAATATCTTTAAAGATTGCCCTGAGCTGATGGACGATTTTGAGTTTCCGGATATCAAGACAAAATTTTTGAAAGGCTTCCCTTACATGTTTTTTGGAGGAGAAGGCTCTGTAGCTCGTATGCACCAAGACATTGATATGTCCAACGTTTTCCTGACTCAATTTCAGGGTAAGCGCAGGGTAGTATTATTCTCTCCAGATTACTCTAAACTGCTGTATCGTTATCCGCTTAATGTACATACCGGAGTAAATGTAGTAAAGCCTGATTACGAGAGATTTCCCGGATTGAAATACGTAAAAGGTTTTGAATGTGAAATTAAGCATGGCGATACTCTATTTATGCCTGGAGAATACTGGCACTACATAGAATACACCGAGGGTGGCTTCGGAATGAGCCTGCGTTCACTGAACCCTCACGTATCTAAACGTATCAAAGGTCTGATGAACATAAGTGTACGTCAGGCTGCTGACTGGACAATGAGAAAATCCTTGGGAGATAAGTGGTTCCATCTGAAGCAACAAATGGCTGACCGTAGAGCTAACTCAGTCATCAAAAAAATTGAGAAAAATCAGAATAAACAGTTTGCTTAA